The Rhodopirellula bahusiensis genome has a window encoding:
- a CDS encoding DUF1641 domain-containing protein, with amino-acid sequence MPKRVGLFGLLSAIRDPNTQRALSFGLQFAKCFGGELDREHVTPSSNQTPSS; translated from the coding sequence CTGCCCAAACGTGTCGGCCTGTTTGGTCTGCTCAGCGCAATCCGCGACCCGAATACACAGCGAGCTCTGTCATTCGGTCTTCAGTTCGCGAAGTGCTTTGGTGGCGAACTCGATCGCGAGCACGTGACTCCCTCCTCCAATCAAACTCCATCTTCCTGA
- a CDS encoding TMEM14 family protein: MTAIFGAFVVFGGVMGYVKAQSKASLIAGSITGGLLLLSAFLIARGMTAGAILGIVVSLLLIGQFGPSLKKKMKVMPNLLVVILGLVTVATLVVGFFN; encoded by the coding sequence GTGACGGCAATCTTCGGAGCTTTCGTCGTCTTTGGGGGAGTGATGGGCTACGTCAAAGCTCAAAGCAAGGCTTCTTTGATTGCCGGCAGCATCACTGGCGGGCTCCTGCTGCTCTCAGCGTTTCTGATCGCGAGAGGCATGACAGCCGGGGCGATTCTTGGAATCGTCGTTTCGCTCTTGCTGATCGGTCAGTTCGGCCCGTCGCTGAAGAAGAAAATGAAAGTCATGCCAAATCTGCTGGTGGTCATCCTCGGCCTCGTCACGGTCGCCACGCTCGTCGTCGGCTTCTTCAATTAG
- a CDS encoding ArsR/SmtB family transcription factor: MSTKTTLKKASKSPGKPPGRVEDFADAAECLRTIAHPVRLRIVQLLLHGRYTVGELAADCEIQDNVGSEHLRLLQRCGFLTSERDGRRVYYSVAEPHLENLMDCIEGRFLPNVQK, translated from the coding sequence ATGTCAACAAAAACAACTTTGAAAAAGGCTTCGAAATCGCCTGGCAAACCGCCCGGTCGCGTGGAGGACTTTGCCGACGCGGCGGAGTGCTTGAGAACGATCGCGCATCCCGTCCGTCTGCGGATCGTGCAGCTTTTGTTGCACGGCAGGTACACGGTCGGTGAATTAGCAGCCGATTGTGAAATTCAAGACAACGTGGGTTCGGAACACTTGCGACTGCTTCAGCGATGTGGCTTTCTCACCAGCGAACGAGACGGTCGGCGGGTTTACTACAGCGTCGCGGAGCCCCACCTAGAGAATCTGATGGATTGCATCGAAGGACGGTTCTTGCCAAACGTACAAAAGTGA
- a CDS encoding PGPGW domain-containing protein, whose product MTDLSAWLTQHKEGMQWAAAISVVVFFGSLLIVPCLVIRIPADYFAKPHRPRTMFADRHPLLRWSGLIIKNLLGASLVLAGIAMLVLPGQGLLTVVIGILLLDFPGKHRLEARVIRIRPVRKSINWLREKANAPPLVIERIDEDRH is encoded by the coding sequence ATGACCGACCTTTCCGCGTGGTTGACGCAGCACAAAGAAGGCATGCAGTGGGCGGCGGCCATTTCGGTGGTGGTCTTCTTCGGCAGCCTTCTTATCGTCCCCTGTTTGGTGATCCGTATTCCGGCTGACTATTTCGCGAAACCTCATCGACCACGAACGATGTTTGCGGATCGACATCCGTTGCTGCGTTGGTCCGGGCTGATCATCAAGAACTTACTGGGTGCATCCTTGGTGCTTGCCGGAATCGCCATGCTGGTTCTTCCTGGCCAGGGGCTGCTGACCGTGGTAATCGGGATTTTGCTATTGGACTTTCCCGGCAAGCATCGATTGGAAGCAAGAGTCATACGGATTCGCCCCGTACGGAAATCGATCAATTGGCTGCGTGAGAAAGCGAATGCACCACCGCTGGTGATCGAACGCATCGACGAAGATCGCCATTGA
- a CDS encoding MBL fold metallo-hydrolase → MLLKYFYDQKLAHASYLVGCQRANVAVIVDPGRDIDQYIEMAQREGMKITAVAETHIHADYVSGARELADRVGAKLYVSDEGPAEWKYLYLDGYDHQLVHDGDHFLIGNLKFDVLHTPGHTPESISFLLTDQGGGADEPMGIFTGDFVFVGSIGRPDLLEEAAGLQGTAEPGARDLFHSAERFKSMPEYLQVWPAHGAGSACGKGLGAIPSSTVGYEKRFNPALQFNDEEQFVKYILADQPEAPKYFAVMKRVNKEGPKILGAGHHHSMLDVAKLSAAVDSGTVIDLTPAPEFAKGHVPGSINIPIGMLAAWAGWLVDYDRPTHLICKPEQLEEAARVLHKIGVEEIVGAFDTDDVRNSGLANEVYPTGTPADLSYAIESEDVQLIDVRSSDEWNEGHIEQAKHLFLGRLPKTIEQLPSDKKIVVQCRSGARSAIAASVLQACGIKDVINLTGGYTAWKSEGLPSVKPTPAMSGHA, encoded by the coding sequence ATGTTGCTCAAATACTTCTACGATCAAAAACTCGCCCACGCGTCATACCTGGTTGGATGCCAGCGTGCCAACGTCGCAGTGATTGTTGACCCGGGCCGAGACATCGACCAATACATCGAGATGGCTCAGCGTGAAGGAATGAAGATCACAGCAGTCGCGGAAACACATATTCACGCGGACTATGTTTCCGGAGCTCGCGAATTGGCTGACCGTGTGGGAGCCAAGCTTTATGTCTCTGACGAAGGGCCCGCGGAATGGAAATACCTGTATTTGGACGGATACGATCATCAGCTGGTCCATGACGGCGACCACTTCTTGATCGGCAACCTCAAATTCGATGTGCTCCATACCCCGGGACACACGCCTGAAAGCATTTCGTTTTTGCTGACGGACCAAGGTGGCGGAGCCGATGAGCCCATGGGGATTTTCACCGGCGACTTCGTCTTTGTCGGTTCCATCGGTCGCCCGGACTTGCTCGAAGAAGCCGCCGGTTTGCAAGGGACCGCGGAGCCGGGAGCTCGGGATTTGTTTCATTCCGCCGAACGATTCAAGTCGATGCCCGAGTACTTGCAGGTTTGGCCCGCCCACGGAGCAGGCAGTGCTTGTGGCAAAGGCCTGGGCGCGATTCCGTCCTCCACCGTCGGGTACGAAAAGCGGTTTAACCCAGCGTTGCAATTCAACGACGAAGAACAATTCGTCAAATACATCCTGGCTGATCAGCCGGAGGCTCCCAAGTACTTCGCGGTGATGAAACGCGTCAACAAAGAAGGCCCGAAGATTCTGGGGGCAGGCCACCATCATTCGATGCTGGATGTCGCGAAACTCTCAGCAGCGGTCGATTCGGGAACGGTCATCGACCTCACCCCGGCTCCTGAGTTCGCGAAAGGTCACGTTCCTGGATCCATCAACATTCCAATTGGCATGTTGGCGGCATGGGCGGGCTGGTTGGTCGACTATGACCGACCGACGCATTTGATTTGCAAGCCAGAACAACTGGAAGAAGCGGCTCGCGTTCTGCACAAGATCGGTGTCGAAGAAATCGTTGGCGCATTCGACACCGACGATGTGCGCAATTCTGGGTTGGCAAACGAAGTCTACCCGACCGGAACACCAGCGGACTTGTCGTACGCCATCGAATCAGAAGATGTCCAGCTGATCGATGTGCGATCGAGTGATGAATGGAACGAGGGCCACATCGAACAGGCAAAACACCTTTTTCTGGGTCGCCTGCCCAAAACCATCGAGCAACTGCCGAGTGACAAGAAAATCGTTGTTCAGTGCCGTAGCGGCGCCCGTTCGGCGATCGCGGCCAGTGTGTTGCAAGCGTGTGGGATCAAGGATGTCATCAACCTCACCGGTGGCTACACCGCTTGGAAGTCGGAAGGGCTGCCGAGTGTCAAACCAACGCCCGCGATGAGCGGCCACGCTTGA
- a CDS encoding helix-turn-helix transcriptional regulator: MNARPRQDAIVRLLRRKGTSTVAELATQVGASRRTVLRDIGTLRAQGFVIHSEPGRGGGLQLDPQSVLTTARLSVSEVFALIISVSAMRATGSFPFFGLADAGLAKLEKALPTDKIRDLRRLLNCLYVGKLSPRVNISDMGTMTPQLLPAFETAFLRRLHLRFQYRDAKGAETHRNIEPQAVLILPPLWYLVAWDPAREDFRHFRMDRISKPEYVDGETFRRRHVPFEDHVRPIRKQPH, translated from the coding sequence TTGAATGCTCGCCCCCGACAAGACGCGATCGTGCGTCTTCTCCGCCGCAAAGGAACTTCGACGGTCGCTGAGTTAGCGACTCAGGTTGGTGCGTCCCGACGAACGGTCTTGCGTGACATCGGCACTCTTCGCGCCCAAGGCTTTGTCATTCATTCGGAACCCGGGCGTGGGGGCGGCCTGCAACTCGATCCGCAATCGGTTTTGACCACCGCGAGGCTGTCGGTCTCGGAAGTCTTTGCACTGATCATCAGCGTTTCGGCAATGCGTGCCACGGGGAGCTTTCCCTTTTTCGGTCTCGCCGACGCTGGGCTCGCGAAGCTCGAGAAAGCTCTGCCGACGGACAAGATTCGCGACTTGCGCCGACTTCTGAATTGTCTGTACGTTGGGAAACTTTCACCACGGGTGAACATTTCGGACATGGGAACGATGACCCCGCAGCTTCTGCCCGCATTCGAGACCGCTTTCCTACGGCGGTTGCATCTACGGTTCCAATACCGAGATGCAAAAGGGGCAGAAACGCACCGGAACATTGAACCGCAAGCAGTCCTGATCTTGCCGCCTCTGTGGTACTTGGTGGCCTGGGATCCTGCCCGCGAAGATTTTCGCCACTTCCGAATGGATCGAATTAGCAAACCGGAATACGTCGACGGCGAAACGTTCCGGCGACGCCATGTCCCGTTTGAAGATCACGTTCGCCCAATCCGCAAGCAACCTCACTGA
- the arsA gene encoding arsenical pump-driving ATPase → MKFLDHPTRNLFFTGKGGVGKTSVACATAVKLADAGKRVLLVSTDPASNLDEVLGVSLGNHPTAVPETPTLFAMNLDPEKSAAEYRERMVGPYRGLLPDAAVKSMEEQFSGSCTLEIAAFDEFSRLLGDPSATAEFDHVVFDTAPTGHTLRLLTLPSAWDGFMEQNTTGTSCLGPLAGLQAQQKLYQESVKALGDSAATTLVLVARAEPSALREADRTSTELAELGVNNQHLVVNGVFQAIDSSDSYAVALQQRGSTALDAIPDGLNALPQTIVPLSPNGMLGIESLRLLGTVDSVSIADAAENGSEQVGDLPMLSELIDDLVAPGHGVILAMGKGGVGKTTVAAAVAVAIAERGYDVHLSTTDPAAHLAAAMNDERLPNLSVSRIDPEAETAKYSAEVLGKAGKDLDAQGKALLEEDLRSPCTEEIAVFRAFADAVASGTNKFVVLDTAPTGHTVLLLDSALAYHREVTRQTSEMPEAVENLLPRLRDPDFTRVLIVTLPESTPVHEAASLQRDLRRAEIEPYAWVVNQVLSPLPLTDPLMKQRQSHEQPYLREVSEVHANRVAVIPWQIEPPTGLQGLSRLTHSDLSTSAS, encoded by the coding sequence ATGAAATTCTTAGATCATCCCACCCGCAATTTGTTCTTCACCGGTAAAGGTGGCGTCGGAAAAACCTCAGTGGCATGTGCTACCGCGGTGAAGCTCGCGGATGCTGGCAAGAGAGTCTTGTTGGTTTCCACCGACCCAGCCTCCAATCTTGATGAGGTGTTGGGTGTCTCTTTGGGAAACCATCCGACCGCGGTTCCGGAAACACCAACGCTGTTTGCGATGAACTTGGACCCTGAAAAGTCGGCGGCAGAATATCGCGAGCGGATGGTCGGACCGTATCGTGGGTTGCTGCCTGACGCGGCCGTGAAGAGCATGGAAGAACAATTCTCGGGGTCTTGCACGCTTGAGATCGCTGCCTTCGATGAGTTCTCTCGCTTGCTCGGTGATCCGTCCGCCACCGCTGAATTTGACCACGTCGTTTTTGACACCGCGCCAACGGGACACACGTTGCGATTGCTCACGTTGCCATCGGCGTGGGATGGTTTCATGGAGCAGAACACAACGGGGACGAGCTGCCTTGGGCCACTCGCTGGATTGCAGGCTCAGCAGAAGCTCTACCAAGAATCGGTGAAAGCGCTCGGTGATTCCGCCGCGACCACGCTTGTGTTGGTCGCGCGAGCTGAACCAAGTGCTCTGCGTGAAGCTGATCGAACCAGCACTGAGCTGGCGGAACTGGGAGTGAACAATCAACATCTCGTCGTCAACGGAGTGTTCCAAGCCATCGACTCGAGTGACAGCTATGCCGTCGCCCTGCAACAGCGAGGTTCCACGGCGCTGGACGCAATTCCCGATGGCCTGAACGCTCTGCCGCAAACGATCGTTCCGCTCAGTCCCAATGGAATGCTTGGGATCGAGTCCTTGCGCTTGCTCGGGACAGTCGACTCCGTATCGATTGCGGACGCCGCCGAGAATGGCTCGGAACAGGTGGGCGATCTGCCAATGCTATCTGAGTTGATCGATGACTTGGTCGCTCCGGGGCACGGTGTGATCTTGGCGATGGGGAAAGGTGGCGTTGGCAAGACCACCGTTGCCGCCGCCGTCGCGGTTGCCATTGCGGAACGCGGCTACGACGTCCATCTATCCACGACTGATCCGGCGGCTCATCTTGCGGCAGCCATGAATGACGAACGCTTGCCGAATCTGTCCGTCAGCCGCATTGATCCCGAAGCTGAAACGGCCAAGTATTCGGCAGAGGTCTTGGGCAAGGCTGGCAAAGACCTCGACGCACAAGGCAAGGCACTGCTGGAAGAAGACCTGCGTTCACCTTGCACGGAAGAGATTGCCGTCTTCCGCGCGTTCGCCGATGCCGTTGCCAGTGGCACCAATAAATTTGTGGTGCTCGACACGGCTCCCACGGGTCACACGGTGTTGCTGCTGGATTCCGCGTTGGCCTACCACCGCGAAGTCACACGGCAAACCAGTGAAATGCCCGAGGCGGTTGAGAACCTGCTGCCAAGGCTTCGCGATCCAGACTTCACGCGCGTGTTGATTGTGACTCTTCCTGAATCGACGCCGGTGCATGAAGCGGCCTCGCTTCAACGTGATTTGCGTCGAGCCGAGATCGAACCTTACGCTTGGGTCGTCAATCAAGTGTTGTCCCCGCTGCCATTGACCGATCCGCTGATGAAACAACGGCAATCGCATGAGCAACCGTACTTGCGTGAAGTCAGCGAGGTTCATGCCAACCGAGTCGCCGTGATTCCGTGGCAGATTGAACCACCAACCGGTCTACAAGGGCTCAGTCGCCTGACCCATTCCGATCTGAGCACCTCCGCATCTTGA
- a CDS encoding sulfite exporter TauE/SafE family protein: protein MFGLAILFGGIVGFALGLTGGGGGVFAVPLLVYGLAVAPREAVGISLASVGGTALFGAVPRLIRGEVELRTGLLFAVAGMLGAPLGSYLSTLVPEHVLLMMFAILMLVVAQRMWAKTKNPKLPSGVCNTESQSSRDRSACQRDEDGTLRLTSKCARLLVLVGLMTGVLSGMFGVGGGFVIVPALVLFSGMAIHQAVATSLFVIVLVSISGVTSHLVNGNELSLETTLQFLLGGFAGMWLGGIVSKRLKGPTLQKIFSVAVVMVAAFVIVQSVVS, encoded by the coding sequence ATGTTCGGTCTAGCAATCCTGTTTGGCGGCATCGTCGGATTTGCACTCGGCTTGACCGGTGGCGGCGGCGGTGTATTCGCGGTCCCGTTGTTGGTCTACGGACTGGCGGTGGCGCCACGCGAAGCCGTCGGAATTTCACTGGCATCCGTGGGCGGTACCGCTCTGTTCGGCGCGGTACCGCGACTGATCCGAGGGGAAGTTGAACTGCGAACAGGTTTGTTGTTTGCCGTCGCTGGAATGCTCGGTGCCCCTTTGGGTTCTTACCTGTCAACATTGGTTCCCGAACATGTGCTGCTGATGATGTTCGCGATCTTGATGCTGGTTGTTGCACAACGAATGTGGGCGAAGACAAAAAACCCAAAACTCCCCAGCGGTGTTTGCAACACCGAATCACAGTCGAGCCGCGATCGGAGTGCTTGCCAGCGTGATGAAGACGGAACGCTTCGCCTGACCTCCAAATGCGCTCGGTTATTGGTCTTGGTCGGACTGATGACCGGTGTGCTCTCGGGAATGTTCGGCGTCGGCGGCGGATTCGTCATTGTGCCCGCATTGGTTTTGTTCAGCGGCATGGCAATCCATCAAGCCGTCGCGACGTCGTTGTTCGTGATCGTGCTTGTCAGCATCAGCGGCGTGACGTCGCACTTGGTCAACGGCAACGAACTGTCGCTGGAGACAACGCTGCAATTCTTGCTGGGAGGTTTTGCAGGAATGTGGCTTGGTGGCATCGTTTCCAAGCGTCTGAAAGGCCCCACCCTTCAAAAGATATTTTCGGTCGCCGTCGTGATGGTGGCGGCTTTTGTAATCGTTCAATCGGTCGTTTCTTAG
- the cls gene encoding cardiolipin synthase — MSTRTSQGAVAWAVSLNTLPYVAVPAYWGLGQSKFDGYDLLRRSEQLASSDFANRTRMELEEDNLLLVPQTPYEESQSRLLNSLSRLPITTGNSAKLLIDGKETFDAILDGIDEAEDYVLFQFYILRDDNLGQKCKAAFLKKAAEGVRVYVLYDELGSKDLSPEYIDELRSGGVEIFPFNTTQGKGNRFRLNFRNHRKIVVVDGKVAFVGGHNVGDEYLGDHPVLTPWRDTHVELRGPVVLCIQTPFVEDWNWATGSLPELQWDPKREEGGEVVAACLPTGPADTLETGTLFFLQAINSAKDRLWIVSPYFIPDEQLMSALQLAALRGVDVRILIPQNPDHLHVYWSGISYLEEAKEAGIQIYRYQPGFLHQKVWLIDDSISLIGTANLDNRSMRLNFEITMLMINQEFAKKVETMLEADFAKSELASAAEYTESSLPYRFLVRVCRLLAPIQ, encoded by the coding sequence ATGTCGACTCGCACATCGCAGGGAGCGGTGGCCTGGGCGGTCAGTCTCAACACGCTGCCATACGTTGCCGTTCCCGCTTACTGGGGACTCGGGCAATCCAAGTTCGATGGATACGACTTGCTGCGACGTAGCGAACAGCTTGCAAGCAGTGACTTTGCCAATCGAACTCGAATGGAACTTGAGGAAGACAACCTGTTGCTCGTGCCTCAAACGCCCTACGAGGAAAGCCAGTCGCGTCTCCTGAACAGCCTTTCGCGACTACCGATCACGACAGGCAACTCCGCCAAATTGTTGATCGATGGAAAAGAAACATTCGACGCGATTCTGGACGGCATCGATGAAGCGGAAGACTACGTGCTCTTTCAGTTCTACATTTTGCGGGACGACAACCTCGGACAAAAATGCAAAGCCGCGTTTCTCAAGAAAGCCGCCGAAGGCGTTCGAGTGTATGTGCTCTATGACGAACTCGGCAGCAAAGACCTTTCGCCGGAATACATCGATGAGCTACGCAGCGGCGGCGTCGAGATCTTTCCCTTCAATACAACCCAAGGGAAAGGCAATCGGTTCCGACTGAATTTCCGGAACCACCGAAAAATCGTGGTGGTGGATGGAAAGGTTGCATTTGTTGGTGGGCACAACGTCGGGGATGAGTACCTTGGCGATCACCCCGTGCTGACACCATGGCGTGACACTCACGTTGAACTTCGCGGCCCAGTGGTTCTCTGTATTCAAACGCCGTTCGTGGAAGATTGGAACTGGGCGACAGGGTCTCTGCCCGAACTGCAGTGGGATCCCAAACGAGAAGAAGGCGGCGAGGTTGTCGCTGCTTGCTTGCCCACCGGACCAGCCGACACGCTGGAAACAGGAACGCTGTTTTTCTTGCAAGCAATCAATTCCGCCAAAGATCGATTGTGGATCGTCAGTCCCTACTTCATTCCTGACGAGCAATTGATGTCGGCGTTGCAACTGGCAGCGCTCCGCGGAGTGGATGTCCGAATTCTGATCCCACAAAACCCGGATCATTTGCATGTGTATTGGTCCGGGATTTCCTACCTCGAAGAAGCCAAGGAGGCAGGCATTCAAATCTATCGCTACCAGCCAGGTTTCTTGCATCAAAAGGTTTGGTTGATCGACGACTCAATCTCATTGATCGGGACTGCGAATCTCGACAACCGTTCGATGAGGTTGAACTTCGAAATCACGATGCTGATGATCAACCAAGAATTCGCGAAGAAGGTCGAAACGATGCTGGAAGCGGATTTTGCCAAGAGCGAACTTGCATCGGCCGCGGAGTACACCGAAAGCTCGCTTCCGTATCGATTCTTGGTCCGAGTCTGCCGCCTTCTCGCCCCGATTCAATAA
- the arsD gene encoding arsenite efflux transporter metallochaperone ArsD translates to MKNVQVYDKPMCCSTGVCGPDVDPVLPKFAADLDWIKGQGHQVDRFNLAQQPQAFIENKLVHQLLSTTGTDCLPVVLVDGEIVSQATYPTREDFAGWMEGTAPKQLLPVAKPGDDCCGTSGCC, encoded by the coding sequence ATGAAGAACGTTCAAGTTTATGACAAGCCAATGTGCTGCTCGACCGGCGTCTGCGGTCCCGATGTCGATCCCGTGCTACCAAAGTTCGCGGCGGATCTCGATTGGATCAAAGGGCAAGGCCATCAAGTGGATCGTTTCAACCTCGCGCAGCAGCCTCAGGCCTTCATTGAGAACAAGTTGGTTCATCAACTGTTGAGCACCACCGGAACGGACTGCTTGCCGGTTGTTCTTGTCGACGGAGAAATCGTCAGCCAAGCCACCTATCCAACCCGCGAAGATTTCGCCGGATGGATGGAAGGAACTGCACCCAAGCAATTGTTGCCGGTTGCAAAACCAGGTGACGACTGCTGCGGAACAAGTGGCTGTTGCTAA
- a CDS encoding NAD(P)/FAD-dependent oxidoreductase translates to MTHHQIVIVGGGTAGITVAARLRNADPKLDIAIIEPSEKHYYQPLWTLVGGGMFSPEDSGRDEADLIPYGVQWIKDRVQTFAPTDNQISTLGGETIAYDYLIVAPGIQINWDQVKGLKESVGTDGVCSNYSIDTVASTWKFIRELKQGVALFTQPAGAVKCGGAPPKDLLPRRGSFSPQWRSRRHRSHLHGILRGRIEAQARNLR, encoded by the coding sequence ATGACTCATCATCAAATTGTCATCGTTGGCGGCGGAACGGCAGGTATCACGGTCGCGGCCCGGTTGCGAAACGCCGATCCAAAGCTTGACATCGCCATCATCGAGCCGTCCGAGAAGCATTACTATCAACCACTTTGGACGTTGGTTGGCGGTGGCATGTTCTCCCCCGAAGATTCGGGCCGCGACGAAGCGGACTTGATTCCATATGGCGTCCAATGGATCAAAGATCGGGTCCAGACATTCGCCCCCACTGACAATCAGATCTCGACGCTGGGTGGAGAAACGATTGCGTATGACTACTTGATCGTTGCTCCGGGGATTCAGATCAATTGGGACCAAGTCAAAGGACTCAAGGAATCTGTTGGCACCGATGGAGTCTGCAGCAACTATTCGATCGACACCGTTGCCAGCACTTGGAAGTTCATTCGTGAACTCAAGCAGGGCGTCGCCTTGTTCACGCAACCCGCTGGTGCAGTGAAGTGTGGCGGCGCCCCCCCAAAAGATCTGCTACCTCGCCGAGGATCATTTTCGCCGCAGTGGCGTTCGCGACGACATCGAAGCCATCTTCATGGCATACTTCGCGGCCGCATTGAAGCGCAAGCACGAAACCTCCGCTGA
- a CDS encoding alpha/beta fold hydrolase yields MSNTTDFPKPTLVSVNGVELEVFEAGQENAGNPIVLCHGWPEHAFSWRHQMPVLAAAGYHVIVPNQRGYGNSSCPTEVTDYDIEHLASDLVALLDHFGYDDATFVGHDWGAMVVWGLTLLHPERVNRVINLALPYQERGEKPWIEFLEEIFGGDNYFVHFNRQPGVANAVMEENTSQFLRNLFRKNVPPAPPEPGMMMINLAQAETPRGEPLMSDNDLAVFVSAFESTGFTGSINWYRNLDRNWRLLADVNPIIQQPTLMIYGEQDMIPKFERLTEFVPSADVVSLDCGHWIQQEKPEQTNQAILQWLGQQDGN; encoded by the coding sequence GTGTCCAACACAACCGACTTTCCCAAACCCACCCTCGTTTCGGTCAACGGCGTGGAACTCGAAGTCTTTGAGGCAGGTCAAGAAAACGCAGGGAATCCGATCGTGCTTTGTCACGGTTGGCCGGAACACGCATTTTCGTGGCGTCATCAGATGCCGGTTCTTGCCGCGGCGGGATACCATGTTATCGTCCCCAACCAACGTGGCTACGGAAACTCATCCTGTCCCACCGAAGTGACGGACTATGACATCGAACATTTGGCGAGCGACCTCGTCGCTCTTCTCGATCACTTCGGATACGACGACGCCACCTTTGTTGGTCATGACTGGGGTGCGATGGTGGTTTGGGGGCTGACGCTACTTCATCCCGAACGAGTCAATCGAGTGATCAACCTTGCTTTGCCTTACCAAGAACGAGGCGAAAAGCCCTGGATTGAGTTTTTGGAAGAGATTTTCGGCGGCGACAACTACTTCGTTCACTTCAATCGCCAGCCTGGAGTCGCGAATGCGGTGATGGAGGAGAACACCTCCCAGTTTCTTCGCAACTTGTTTCGCAAGAACGTGCCGCCCGCTCCTCCTGAGCCAGGCATGATGATGATCAATCTTGCCCAGGCTGAAACGCCGCGGGGCGAACCGCTGATGAGTGACAACGATCTGGCTGTCTTTGTCTCCGCCTTTGAATCGACGGGGTTCACTGGCAGTATCAACTGGTATCGAAACCTCGACCGAAACTGGCGGTTGCTGGCGGACGTCAACCCGATCATTCAGCAGCCCACACTGATGATCTATGGCGAACAAGACATGATCCCGAAGTTTGAAAGATTGACCGAGTTCGTTCCCAGCGCGGATGTGGTCAGTCTGGACTGCGGCCATTGGATCCAGCAAGAAAAACCGGAGCAAACCAATCAAGCCATTTTGCAATGGTTGGGTCAACAAGATGGCAACTGA
- a CDS encoding rhodanese-like domain-containing protein, whose protein sequence is MQTIDVKQLAQKQAAGGVDLIDVRMPTEYREVHAVGAVNVPLDSLDPKSVAASMGGDSAKPIHVICKSGGRSSKATQKFLDAGVTHVVNVDGGTNAWINAGLPVVRGKKAISLERQVRILAGFLALLGSVLGYFVHPYFFALSGFIGAGLMFAGITDTCGMGMMLSKMPWNQCGDSGSCSV, encoded by the coding sequence ATGCAAACGATTGATGTGAAACAACTCGCCCAGAAGCAAGCCGCCGGTGGCGTCGACTTGATTGACGTCCGTATGCCGACCGAGTACCGCGAGGTCCACGCTGTTGGAGCGGTCAACGTGCCGCTCGATTCGCTGGATCCGAAATCCGTCGCAGCATCCATGGGCGGGGACTCGGCAAAGCCGATCCATGTGATCTGCAAAAGCGGCGGTCGGTCGAGCAAAGCGACGCAAAAGTTTCTCGACGCGGGAGTCACCCATGTAGTCAACGTCGATGGCGGAACAAACGCTTGGATCAACGCCGGTTTGCCAGTCGTGCGTGGCAAGAAGGCTATCTCGCTTGAACGACAAGTTCGAATCCTGGCTGGGTTCTTGGCACTGCTGGGTTCGGTGTTGGGTTACTTCGTTCACCCATACTTCTTCGCGCTATCTGGTTTCATTGGTGCGGGCCTGATGTTCGCTGGGATCACGGACACGTGCGGCATGGGCATGATGCTATCCAAAATGCCTTGGAATCAATGCGGAGATTCAGGGTCATGTTCGGTCTAG
- a CDS encoding rhodanese-like domain-containing protein has product MPSPKKFGLVAVALSVAMFSTCNHASAQFGGLFSGGAEIETIDTKALNELLTKQKKLVDRAEQNSLPAPKPNFVLVDVRSEKEVNVSVIPGAITKSMYEKDDARYQGKLVIAYCTVGGRSGAYAKQLTRKGVKVQNYKGSILKWVDAGLPLVTLDGRPTNRVHTYSDRYRIPDKYEQVTE; this is encoded by the coding sequence ATGCCTTCACCTAAAAAGTTCGGTCTCGTCGCCGTTGCTCTTTCGGTTGCAATGTTCTCTACATGCAACCACGCCTCCGCCCAGTTTGGCGGGCTGTTTTCTGGTGGCGCGGAAATCGAGACCATTGACACGAAAGCTCTCAATGAGCTGCTTACCAAGCAGAAGAAGCTGGTTGATCGAGCAGAACAAAACTCGTTGCCAGCCCCCAAGCCAAACTTCGTGTTGGTCGACGTGCGGTCAGAAAAGGAGGTCAACGTCTCGGTCATACCGGGGGCCATCACCAAATCAATGTACGAAAAAGACGACGCTCGCTATCAAGGAAAACTCGTGATCGCCTATTGCACCGTCGGCGGTCGCAGCGGTGCGTATGCAAAACAATTGACCAGGAAAGGTGTGAAGGTACAAAACTACAAGGGAAGTATCCTCAAGTGGGTCGATGCTGGCCTTCCGTTGGTCACGCTCGACGGACGACCGACCAACCGGGTTCATACCTACAGTGATCGATATCGGATCCCGGACAAGTACGAACAGGTGACCGAGTAG